From the Camarhynchus parvulus chromosome 13, STF_HiC, whole genome shotgun sequence genome, one window contains:
- the NDUFA2 gene encoding NADH dehydrogenase [ubiquinone] 1 alpha subcomplex subunit 2 isoform X1 produces MAAVAVKSIGGRLGLALRELRIHLCQHSHSSQGVREFIEQHYVTLKKANPDFPILIRECSGIQPKLWARYGECSPEIPRNYQGMVGVGRELRDRQYLWESLGRRRASH; encoded by the exons ATGGCGGCGGTCGCTGTGAAGAGCATCGGGGGCAGGCTGGGCCTGGCGCTGAGGGAGCTCCGCATCCACCTGTGCCAGCACTCCCATAGCAGCCAGGGCGTCAG GGAATTCATCGAGCAGCACTACGTGACCCTGAAGAAGGCAAATCCCGACTTCCCCATCCTGATCCGCGAGTGCTCCGGTATCCAGCCCAAGCTCTGGGCTCGGTATGGTGAGTGCTCGCCGGAAATACCACGGAATTATCAGGGcatggttggggttggaagggagctcagGGACCGTCAGTATTTATGGGAG AGTTTGGGAAGGAGAAGAGCATCCCACTGA
- the WDR55 gene encoding WD repeat-containing protein 55 — MAAAMEEEPQESPEPAAREPRVRDTPEDICLEATANAIALHPARPLLAAGDVDGDVYLYSYSCTEGENRQLWSSGHHLKSCRDVAFSQDGQKLFTVSKDKSIHILTAEEGRLETRFPKAHEAALNCVLPIDNHIFATGDDGGAVKVWDLRRGSAILEARQQEEYISAMAVDGNGKILLTASGDGTLGVFNVKRRRFELLSEPQNGDLTSVVLMKRGRKVACGSSEGTIYLFNWDGFGAASDRFALRAETIDCMVPITDSIVCVGSLDGVIRAVNVLPNRVLGCVGQHLGEPIEQLAVAADGKLLASSGHDQKVKFWDVSALGSMVVDDYRRKKKKGGPLRALSSKALGSGEDFFADLRDEAEPEAAAAEGGDSSDSDSD, encoded by the exons ATGGCGGCCGCCATGGAGGAG gagccccaggagtCCCCGGAGCCGGCGGCGCGGGAGCCGCGGGTGCGGGACACCCCCGAGGACATCTGTCTGGAGGCCACGGCCAACGCCATCGCGCTGCACCCGGCACGGCCGCTGCTGGCCGCGGGGGACGTGGACGGCGATGTGTACCT GTACTCGTACTCCTGCACCGAGGGGGAGAACCGGCAGCTCTGGTCCTCGGGACATCACCTCAAGTCGTGCCGGGACGTGGCGTTCTCCCAGGACGGGCAGA AGCTTTTCACTGTGTCCAAGGATAAGTCCATCCACATTCTGACGGCGGAGGAGGGACGGCTGGAAACGCGCTTCCCCAAGGCCCACGA agcagctctcaaCTGCGTGCTGCCCATCGACAACCACATCTTTGCCACGGGTGACGACGGTGGGGCAGTGAAAGTGTGGGACCTGCGCAGGGGCAGCGCCATCCTGGAGGCACGGCAGCAGGAGGAGTACATCAGTGCCATGGCTGTGGATGGCAACGGGAAGATCCTGCTGACAGCCAG TGGTGATGGCACCCTGGGCGTCTTCAACGTGAAGAGACGGCGCTTTGAGCTGCTCTCAGAGCCGCAGAACGGCGACCTGACCTCTGTGGTGCTGATGAAG AGGGGGAGGAAGGTGGCGTGTGGCTCCAGCGAAGGCACCATCTACCTCTTCAACTGGGACGGCTTCGGGGCCGCCAGCGACCGCTTTGCGCTCAGGGCAGAGACCATTGACTGCATGGTGCCCATCACGGACAGCATCGTGTGCGTGGGGTCCCTGGACGGAGTCATCAG GGCGGTGAACGTGCTGCCGAACCGCGTGCTGGGCTGCGTGGGGCAGCACCTGGGCGAGCCCATCGAGCAGCTGGCCGTGGCCGCGGACGGGAAGCTCCTAGCCAGCAGCGGCCACGACCAGAAGGTGAAGTTCTGGGACGTGTCGGCGCTCGGCTCCATGGTGGTCGATGATTACCGCCGGAAGAAGAAGAAGGGCGGGCCGCTGCGCGCCCTCAGCAGCAAGGCGCTGGGCAGCGGGGAGGATTTCTTCGCCGACCTGCGGGACGAGGCCGAgccggaggcggcggcggcggagggcgGTGACAGCAGCGACAGCGACAGCGATTGA
- the NDUFA2 gene encoding NADH dehydrogenase [ubiquinone] 1 alpha subcomplex subunit 2 isoform X2, producing the protein MAAVAVKSIGGRLGLALRELRIHLCQHSHSSQGVREFIEQHYVTLKKANPDFPILIRECSGIQPKLWARYEFGKEKSIPLSYLSVDEVGKALESVVKGHA; encoded by the exons ATGGCGGCGGTCGCTGTGAAGAGCATCGGGGGCAGGCTGGGCCTGGCGCTGAGGGAGCTCCGCATCCACCTGTGCCAGCACTCCCATAGCAGCCAGGGCGTCAG GGAATTCATCGAGCAGCACTACGTGACCCTGAAGAAGGCAAATCCCGACTTCCCCATCCTGATCCGCGAGTGCTCCGGTATCCAGCCCAAGCTCTGGGCTCGGTATG AGTTTGGGAAGGAGAAGAGCATCCCACTGAGCTACCTGAGTGTGGATGAAGTAGGCAAGGCCTTGGAGAGTGTCGTGAAAGGCCATGCATGA
- the IK gene encoding protein Red, giving the protein MPDRDNEPFSNPLAPEGHDVDDSHSFHQSKLTNEDFRKLLMTPRAAPTSAPPSKSRHHEMPREYNEDEDPAARRRKKKSYYAKLRQQEIERERELAEKYRDRAKERRDGVNKDYEETELISTTANYRAVGPTAEADKSAAEKRRQLIQESKFLGGDMEHTHLVKGLDFALLQKVRAEIASKEKEEEEMMEKPQKETKKDEDPENKIEFKTRLGRNIYRILFKNKTYERNELFLPGRMAYVVDLDDEYADTDIPTTLIRSKADCPTMEAQTTLTTNDIVISKLTQILSYLRQGTRNKKLKKKDKGKLDEKKPPEADMNIFEDIGDYVPSTAKMPRDKDRERYRDRERDRDRERDRERERDRERERDRERDREREEEKKRHSYFEKPKADDEPTDIDKGPGSAKELIKSINEKFAGAAGWEGTEALKKPEDKKQLGDFFGMSNSYAECYPATMDDMAVDSDEEVDYSKMDQGNKKGPLGRWDFDTQEEYSEYMNNKEALPKAAFQYGIKMSEGRKTRRFKETNDKAELDRQWKKISAIIEKRKKLEADGVEVKRPKY; this is encoded by the exons ATGCCGGACCGCGACA ATGAGCCGTTCTCCAACCCCCTGGCCCCCGAGGGCCACGATGTGGACGACTCGCACTCCTTCCACCA ATCCAAGCTGACCAATGAAGACTTCAGGAAGCTTCTCATGACCCCGCGGGCTGCGCCAACATCTGCGCCACCCTCCAAATCTCGCCACCATGA GATGCCCCGGGAGTACAATGAGGATGAAGATCCAGCAGCTCgcaggagaaagaagaaaag TTACTACGCCAAGCTGCGGCAGCAGGAGATCGAGCGTGAGAGGGAGCTGGCCGAAAAGTACCGGGACCGAGCCaaggagaggagggatggaGTGAACAAGGACTACGAGGAGACAGAGCTGATCAGCACCACGGCCAACTACAGGGCTGTGGGGCCCACGGCTGAGGC GGATAAATCTGCTGCAGAGAAGAGGAGACAGTTGATCCAGGAGTCCAAGTTCTTGGGTGGTGACATGGAGCACACTCACTTGGTGAAGGGTCTGGACTTTGCCCTGTTGCAGAAG GTACGGGCTGAGATTGCcagcaaggagaaggaagaggaggaaatgatGGAGAAGCCCCAGAAAGAAACTAA AAAAGATGAAGATCCTGAGAACAAAATTGAATTTAAGACCCGGCTGG GCCGCAACATTTACCGCATCCTGTTCAAGAACAAGACCTATGAGCGGAACGAGCTGTTCCTGCCGGGCAGGATGGCCTACGTGGTGGATCTGGATGACGAATACGCCGACACCGACATCCCCACCACGCTGATCCGCAGCAAGGCTGACTGCCCCACCATGGAG GCCCAGACCACGCTGACCACCAACGACATCGTCATCAGCAAGCTCACACAGATCCTCTCCTATCTCAGGCAAGGCACCCGCAACAAGAAGCTcaagaagaaagacaaag GGAAGCTGGATGAGAAGAAGCCTCCTGAAGCTGATATGAA CATCTTTGAAGACATTGGGGATTATGTGCCCTCCACTGCCAAGATGCCACGGGACAAGGACCGGGAGAGGTACCGGGACAGAgagcgggaccgggaccgggagcgAGACCGGGAGCGAGAGCGGGACCGCGAGCGCgagagggacagggagcggGACCGCGAGCGcgaggaggagaagaagaggcACAGCTACTTTGAGAAGCCCAAGGCTGATGATGAG CCCACGGACATTGACAAAG GACCTGGCTCAGCCAAGGAGCTCATCAAGTCCATCAATGAGAAgtttgctggagctgctggctgggagggaacAGAGGC TTTGAAGAAGCCAGAAGACAAGAAGCAGCTGGGAGACTTCTTTGGCATGTCCAACAGCTATGCTGAGTGCTACCCTGCCAC aatgGATGATATGGCTGTGGACAGCGATGAGGAGGTGGACTACAGCAAAATGGATCAG GGTAACAAGAAGGGGCCTCTGGGCCGCTGGGACTTTGACACGCAGGAGGAGTACAGCGAGTACATGAACAACAAAGAGGCTCTGCCCAA GGCAGCCTTCCAGTACGGCATCAAGATGTCTGAGGGGCGCAAGACGCGCCGCTTCAAGGAGACCAACGACAAGGCGGAGCTGGACCGGCAGTGGAAGAAGATCAGCGCG ATCATcgagaaaaggaagaagttgGAGGCTGATGG GGTTGAGGTGAAACGTCCCAAGTACTGA